AAATTCATCGGGAAGAGTCGAAACTCTTGCATGAATTGGCAGATCAAACTCAGGTGGGACAACAGACAATCCACGAAATGGAGAAAATTCTCGCCCAAGAGAAAACTCTCCTCCCTATCAAGGATATCGCCCAGCAAATCCCCCCCGAACAGCAACCCGAAGCGATGCAGCAACTCCTGGCGATCGCTTATGTCGATGGACTCTTTTCCCCCTTGGAACAGCAAATGATTGCCCAGGTGGCGCAGATTTGGCACTGGGATGCGACAGAGGTGGAACAGATGATCACTCAAGCCCAATCTCTGCAAGCTAATCGGGCAAGAGACAGGGATTCTCAAACCGAGAAACTCTCACTCAGCGCGATATTACTCATGGGTGCAGAGTCTATCTTATCCCGCACCTTAATCGCTAAACTTGCCACCTTCGCCCCCGAAACTCTGGGACGCCGCATTGTTCAATTGCAACGGCAAATCCTCTTAGCTGGACCCGACTACGAAGAAGCGGTACAACGCAATAGCATTATCGCTGGGGAAAATTATCGCTTCACTGAAACCGCACTCACGGATACTGAGTCTACGTTAATCGGCTTAAATCAAACCCTAAAACTCACCCTAGAAAACCTCCAGAAAACCATTCATCAGCAGCCGACGAACCCAACCACGCAAGAACTGATCAATCAATTCAACCAAACCCAACAAACCCTAGCCGCCGAGATTGGAGAAGAACTGGATAGTGTACGCGAATCCCTCTGGGCAAAACAACGCGCCCTGCACCATTTTAGTCTGGCGGTTATGGGGAAAACCAAAGTCGGGAAAAGTACCCTCCATGCGATTATTATTGGGGAAGGCTGGGAAGCAATTGGTAGTGGGGGACAACGGACGACTCGCTTTAATCGAGTGTATGATTGGAAAAATATTCGCATTATCGATACCCCCGGAATTGGCGCACCAGGGGGGAAAAGTGAAGAGGAAATTGTTGAAAGTGTGATTGAAGAATCGGATCTGATTTGCTATGTCGTCACCAATGACAGCATCCAAGAAACCGAGTTCCAATTCTTGCAGCAGTTAAAAGCCAAGGCAAAACCCTTAATTATGCTACTCAACCTGAAATATAATCTGCGTGATCCGCGTCGCTTAGACTATTTCTTAAAGAATCCCGATAAACTCTTTACGCTAGAAGGAAATAGTGGGATTGGCGGACATATTGATCGCATCCGTCGCTATGCCCAAAATCATTATGCCAACGACTATTTTGATATTATTCCCGTCATGCTGCTGGCGGCGCAAATGGCAAGCGAACCCGAACACCAAGCCAATCAGGAGAAACTGTTCAAAGCCAGTCGCATCCAGGACTTTTTAGACTCCATCCGCGAATCCCTAGTTAAGCATGGCGCGATTCGGCGATCGCAAACGCTTCTGGGTTCCACTGTAGGGACAATTGAACGCCCCTACCACTGGATGAGTCAGAAACGTCAAAGCTATCAACAATTGAGTGCGACTCTCACCCGTCAACGAGAAACCTTGCAGGCGCAAATCAAAACGGCGGGTAAGGATCATCTGGAATTCCTCCAGTATCAAATTGGCAGCATTTTCCAAGATATTTTCAATAGTTTACCCGATTTCGCTGAATCCAATTGGAACTTCAGTCAGGAAAGCTTAAGACAAAATTGGGACTATAAACTGCAAGCGCTGCAAATTGATGATCGCCTGCAACATGCCTATCAAACAACGGTGCAAAACTTTAATCGTGATGTAGAAATTGCTTTATCTGAACTGGGAACCGATTTACAATTAATGGCTTATAGTGGTGGGGATGATTTACGATTTTTCCCAAGTCCTGTTGATCTGTACAGTGATAATGCTGCACAAATTGGCGGGAGTTTCTTGAGACTCTCCCAAAGCCTGGTTACTCATTTTAGTCCCTCGGTGAACAAAACGGTGATGATGGGGGCAGTTGTGCTGAATAGCATTTTAGGCATTTTTACAACCCGCGAACAAAAACGCAACTTTGCCGTTCAACGGTTGTCTAAGTTATTAACGCCACAAATCCGAGCCAGTCAACGCAAAATTGAGGAACAAGCGGCTAATATTTTTCGCGAGTATTACCGCCATGCAGCCGGAAGTATTATTCGATATATTGAAGGACTGATTCAAGAGTTTGAGCTAATTTCAAAACAGTTTAATCAGCCTCAGCAACAACTCAGTAATACAATTAATCGACTTAATAGGGCGTATAGCAAGCGGATTGTTGATTGGTGTCAAAGCCACTATGAACCCTTGACTGAAGCCGGAATTAATAAAACAGTTACCCAAGTGAAACGGGAGTTTGGTAAACAGATTGATATTCAAACCAAATTTCAAGTCCGTTCTCATCTAGACAGCCAGGAAATTAATCGAATTTTGCAAGAAGATGTGTCGATGCATCGGCTTCAGTAGATGAGGGAGTAATGTAGAGACGTAGCATGCTACGTCTGGGAGCAGGGGGAGCAGGGGGAGATGGAGAAGATGGTGTAGGGGCGGGTTTCACTACTATCTTTTTGGTTACATCCAGATGTAACTAAACCCGCCCCGACTGTACATAAGACGAATGACATAAGACGAATGATAATCAACAAATGACGAATCAATTTAAATCAGCGGTTGTCGCGTCTAAGTTAACGACAGCTTGTATAAAGTTTGACAAATACTTGGCGAAAATAAATCGCACGCCTCTAACTGAAATTCGTCAAAAACTACGACAGGAACTTAATACCTATCGCCATCAGGGAATGCTGAGTGTTGTCGTAGTTGGACAATATGGCGCGGGGAAATCCACCCTAATTTCGGCGTTGACAGGGCGGCGAGATATTGCTATTCATTCCGATATTACAACTGATCAGATCACCCGTTATAATTGGCAGGGAATTGAACTCATCGATACCCCTGGACTCTTTACAGAACGGCAGGATCATGATGAAATAACCTATAGTGCGATCGCGAAGGCGGATTTGTTGATTTTCTGTCTCACTTCGATGCTGTTTGACGCAATAACAGTGGAAAATTTTAAGCAGTTAGCCTACCGCCAAGGTTATCGCTGGAAAATGATGCTGGTGATTAATAAAATGTCCGAGGAGGCGGGTGAGGAACGGGAAAAAAGGGCGAACTATCGCCGCAGTTTAGCTGAAGCTTTACATCCCTATAACCTGGATGAATTTCCCTTATGTTTTATCGATGCCAAAGACTACTGTGAAGGAATCGATTCTGGGGATAAATTTCTCAGAGACGTGAGTCGTTTTGCTACATTCATTGATACCTGGGATACCTTTGTCGAACAACGAGGGTATTTGACCCGCTTTGATACCCCGATTCGCATCGCTTTAAGCTGTGTAGATGACGCGCAGTTGCATATCAGTCGTACTACCCCCCAAGACACCATATTCTTAGAACTACTTACCCGCCTAACTCGTAGTCTACACCAAGAACGCGATCGCCTGCGGATTAAAATTCAGGGGATAATCCTGCGCCTATCCGCCGCGATTACTCAAGAAGGCGATATCCTGCAAGTAGCCTTGGGTAGTCAACTGAACTTTGAACAATTGACTCAGCGGACTGAACTGAATATTCAAAACCATTATGAACAAGCTGGTGAAAAAATAACCAATACTCTAAACGAGGCGATGATATCCCTACACCAAACTATCGTAACAATACTAAAAGGAAATCTGGTGCAAATTTTACTGGAATCGTGGGAACAGGCTAAACAGGATAATCACAATTCTGGTAACTCTAAAAAGGTACAACGCATCCATCATCAATTGCATTGGCTGAAAACCTTTAGGGATACCATTAAGGCAATGTCAGAAAACTATCCTCAAAATTTAGCCGAGTTTCAAGTTAAACCTTGGCAGTCGGTAGAAGCGATGACTCCAATTATCCATATTTCCCACTTCTTAAGTTCGGCAACGATCATTTTCTCGGAAAAACCTGAACCGGATACTGGGGAATACCCAGCGGATAGAGAAAAGCAAATGAACGATATTATCCGTTATATTACCAGTCAATTTCAGGCAATTGCTAAACATCTAGAGCATCAAATTAATGCTCAACTCTGGACGGTAGAACAACAAACCTATCGGAAACTTGAGCAACAGATTGGCGTCAGACGTCAGCAGGAACTAGACGCGATCGCGGGTTCTAACAAAGACGCAAAACAATTAGCTGAAATTCGTCGTGACTTTGAGCGAATTTTGCAGTATATTAGCAAGGCGACAGTCAATTCCTCGGCTTTCCCAGGAACGGGTGACGGCTGATAGGTATAACGTTGAATTAATTTTTATACAATAATTTACCTCATTTTTACGTAGATAAATTGGGGCAATTATCGCGGTTGGTTGTAGGGGCGAGTCGCTGCTCATCGTAGGCGGTGTTAGAATTAACCTGTCTCGACTCGCCCTTGTCTAAATGTAGGCGGTTAAGTTTAATTTTGTCGGATTAGTTCTGAACGGCTGCTATGGCATACAGCGATTTTTCATTGAATCAGGTCAAAAAGGTCTTTGGACTAACAGAACAAACTGTTCAGCTTTTCAGTAATGTTGCTACTTTAGAACCAAGTAACTGGCTAGAGGAAACCCTTAGCTATAGCCTTAAGTTAGCCCTGGCTTCGTCCAGTGAAAAAGCCCGATCAGAATTTATTATTGCCCCAATTTTAATTGAGCTAGAGCGACGAAATCCGAATAAACTATCCATCTATTCTGGCGAAAATCTCGATGTAGACGAGGAGCAGGGGTTGAAAGGAGAATGTGATTTTATCTTGGCTAAAAGTCCAATTTCTCTGACCATGCAGGCTCCGATTATTTCTTTGGTAGAAGCGAAAAAAGGCGATATCAAAGGCGGTTTAGGTCAGTGCATTGCTCAAATGTTGGGAGCGCAACGCTTCAATGAGCTAGAAGATAACTCAATTACTGGGATTTACGGCTGTGTGACTACTGGAGAAGACTGGCAATTTTTGAAGCTAGAGGGCAGTTGTGTTTTTGTGGATAACCATAGATATTATATTAATGAACGGGAAAAACTACTTGGTATTTTTCAATTTATTGTGGATAGTTACTAAACATTTTGACAACCGTAGGGGCGGGTTTAGGGAATCAATTTAGCTAGTCAGAACTAACTGAATAACGAAACCCGCCCTGCCTCACCAATAATACCAAATAATACCCAATCCGCGTTTATAACCCGCTTTTGCCACGGCGATTAAAGCGGAATGTGGGTTACCACAGAATAAACGGTTTTGACCTTTATGCTCACAAAAGCGAGATTGCTGACCGATTTGTCAGGCAACATCCGGTAATAAATGTTAATGTCGCATGGTTAATATGTAAAAATGTCATTTGTGTGCGGATTATGTATCCTAAGTAACGAGATGAATTGGGTAGTCCCCATAGATTATAGGGATGAAGGATGAGATAAGTAGGTCGGCACAATAAAAGGCGGGCGGTGGAGAACTCGCGTTCGCTCCAAGCAAGCTACGTCATTCGTCCTTTGTCAGGGGAAAGAGGTCTATTTACATCACTTAACATAGTTGAGTTTATTTCCACCAACCTACTTATGAGATCCTTAAGCCTGGAACATGAGCGCATATATTAATTGAAATGAATGGTTTTATTGAATGATTATGAATCAACCCAACTATCTTGGTAAAGTCTATTTAGTCGGCGCGGGTCCCGGAGATCCTGGATTATTTACCCTGAAAGGTAAAACCTTGTTAGAACATGCCGATGTGGTAATTTACGACGCTTTAGTCAGTGCGCCAATTTTGGCAATGATTAACCCCAAGGCGGAAAAAATTAATGGCGGAAAACGGCGTGGGCGTCATTCCTTACCCCAGGAACAAACGACACAGTTACTGATTGAAAAAGCCAAAACCAATGCCGTTGTCGTGCGTCTTAAAGGGGGTGATCCCTTTGTATTTGGGCGCGGTGGGGAAGAAATGGAGGATTTAATCCGGGCGGGTGTATCGGTGGAAGTGGTTCCGGGGATCACGTCGGGGATTGCCGCACCTGCTTATGTGGGAATTCCCCTAACCCATCGCCAGTATAGTTCATCCGTGACCTTTGTCACCGGACACGAAGCGGTGGGTAAGTATCGCCCTCAAGTTAATTGGCAGGCGATCGCCCAGGGAAGTGAAACGATTGTAATCTATATGGGGGTGCATAATCTGGGCAATATCGTGGCGCAAGTTATCGCGGCGGGACGTTCTCCAGACACCCCGGTGGCTTTGATTCGCTGGGGAACGACACCGCAGCAAGACTACTTGATTGGTACTCTGGACACCATTGTGCAGCAAGTGGACGCCACTGGATTTGAAGCCCCTGCGATCGCGGTTATTGGTGATGTGGTTAATCTACAGCAAATTTTGAGTTCCTGCAAACCTGTAATTCTTAGTTAGGATGAGTGAGTGAGAAATCGTTAATGACAAATGACGATCACCACCGTACCGTTAACTTCAATTGTCCCCACCTACTTAGATGGTCAATTCCGGGTCATCCACACCCAAAAATAGGTTAATGCGCTGGTGGGAGTCCCTAACTCCCCCATCACGATTATTAGTCATCGCTTTGGCTGCACCTTTGGCGGTGTTGAATGCATGGGCATTTTCGGAAATTTTCGCCTATTTTGAATCCCTACTTGTCACGGTGTTAGCGGCTTCCCTGTTAGCCTTCCTATTGAACTATCCGGTAAGCTGGTTAGAAACCCTGGGAATTAAGCGAGGATTAGCCGCGTTATTCGTATTTCTAGTGGCGCTGTTGCTGTTGTTTGCAATTGGCGTAACGTTATTTCCCCTAGTTATTACTCAAGCCCAACAATTGGTGAGTCGTTTACCCGAATGGTTCGATTCCGGGCGGCGTCAGTTAATCATGTTGGATCACAGGTTGGAAGATTTAAACTTGCCGATTAGCCTGGATGGTTTAATTATTCAAATCAATGACCGACTGAAGGGACAATTGCAAGTTATTGCGTCTAAAAGCTTGAATCTGACCCTAAATTTAGCTGTGTTTACAGTAACCAAGGTTTTGGATGTATTATTAATAATTATTTCCACATTCTATTTACTCCAGCATGGTCGGGAAGTCTGGCGTAGTTTAATTGAATGGTTACCCAATAAAGTACAGAGATCAGCGTCGAATACTCTACGCTTAAGCTTCCAAAACTATTTTATCGGGCAGATTATTATTGCTACTTGTATGGCGTCGGGGTTAATTTCGCTATTTATCTTACTCAAGGTTCCGTTTGGGTTGCTATTTGGGTTTACAATTGGAGTTATGGCACTGGTTCCCTTTGGTGGTTCTGTGGGGATAGCTTTAGTGACGCTACTTGTGGCTTTGCGAGATATTGGTTTAGGGGTTCAGGTATTAGCTGTGGCGGTGGTTTTTCAGCAACTTGTGGAAAATTTATTAGCGCCGAGAATTTTTGGCCGTGTTACGGGATTAAATCCGTTTTGGGTGTTTATTTCTCTGTTAATTGGTGTCCGGGTGGGAGGATTGTTGGGGGTGATTGTGGCGGTACCAACGGCTGTTGTGATTAAGGAGGCGTTGGTTGAAGTAAGAAAGGCGAGAAAGGATCGGAATACGGTAGTGACTCCATCGGCTGAGTTGGTTCAAGATGTGTAGGGGCGCACCGACATGCGCCCAGAAAACCTGCGCCCTACTGACGTGCATCCAGAAAGGCTATAGGTTCAAATCCGTTAGTCATTATATTTTTTTAACGCAGAGAACGCAGAGGTTTACGCAGAGAACGCAGAGGGGGTTAGTGGTGTATGGCAATCGGTTGTAAGTTTAAGGCTAAGGTTCCCTGACTACGAACGTAAGGTAAGATTTGATCAGAGTTTATGGGTTTTGCTGTGTCCTCTGAAATGCCATGTGCGATCGCATCGCCTAAACGATCGCTGATTCGGTTTATTCTGTTGGTTATTGTCGGCTTGGCTTTGGCGTTAGGGCTGGCGAATTGTGATACTCAGTCTCCCCAAACTAACGATACTTCCGCGATTCCGGCTGATACGCTGGTTTATGGTTCTGGTGGACAACCGGTGAACCTGGAACCGGGAAATATTACCGACGGCAATTCGATTGTTGTGCAGCATCAAATCTACAATACGCTGCTGAGTATTAAACCGGGAACCACGGAGTTAGAACCGGGGTTGGCGACGGAGTGGAGAGTATCTGAGGATGGGAAGACGTGGACGTTTAAGCTACGCGATGATGTTCAATTTCATGATGGTAGCGATTTTAATGCCGAAGCGGTAAGGTTTAATGTAGAGCGCTGGTGGAATCCCGACAGTGAGTTTGGCTATCGGGATGCAGGGAAAAATTATGAGATTTGGGCGAATTTGTTTGGCGGGTATAAGGGAAGTCCGGACTCAATTTTGCAAGATATTGTTGTCGCGGATGATAATACGATTGAGTTTATTCTTCAGCAACCGTTTGCCGCATTTCCGGCGGCGATAGCTTCGGGTTATTTTGGGATGGCCAGTCCCGATGCGAT
The nucleotide sequence above comes from Coleofasciculus chthonoplastes PCC 7420. Encoded proteins:
- the cobA gene encoding uroporphyrinogen-III C-methyltransferase — protein: MNQPNYLGKVYLVGAGPGDPGLFTLKGKTLLEHADVVIYDALVSAPILAMINPKAEKINGGKRRGRHSLPQEQTTQLLIEKAKTNAVVVRLKGGDPFVFGRGGEEMEDLIRAGVSVEVVPGITSGIAAPAYVGIPLTHRQYSSSVTFVTGHEAVGKYRPQVNWQAIAQGSETIVIYMGVHNLGNIVAQVIAAGRSPDTPVALIRWGTTPQQDYLIGTLDTIVQQVDATGFEAPAIAVIGDVVNLQQILSSCKPVILS
- a CDS encoding GTPase translates to MTNQFKSAVVASKLTTACIKFDKYLAKINRTPLTEIRQKLRQELNTYRHQGMLSVVVVGQYGAGKSTLISALTGRRDIAIHSDITTDQITRYNWQGIELIDTPGLFTERQDHDEITYSAIAKADLLIFCLTSMLFDAITVENFKQLAYRQGYRWKMMLVINKMSEEAGEEREKRANYRRSLAEALHPYNLDEFPLCFIDAKDYCEGIDSGDKFLRDVSRFATFIDTWDTFVEQRGYLTRFDTPIRIALSCVDDAQLHISRTTPQDTIFLELLTRLTRSLHQERDRLRIKIQGIILRLSAAITQEGDILQVALGSQLNFEQLTQRTELNIQNHYEQAGEKITNTLNEAMISLHQTIVTILKGNLVQILLESWEQAKQDNHNSGNSKKVQRIHHQLHWLKTFRDTIKAMSENYPQNLAEFQVKPWQSVEAMTPIIHISHFLSSATIIFSEKPEPDTGEYPADREKQMNDIIRYITSQFQAIAKHLEHQINAQLWTVEQQTYRKLEQQIGVRRQQELDAIAGSNKDAKQLAEIRRDFERILQYISKATVNSSAFPGTGDG
- a CDS encoding GTPase, with the translated sequence MLSDIMVSLTPSIYPQVTLPNTTPMASEPLDYPLLLLTHLVCADRQIHREESKLLHELADQTQVGQQTIHEMEKILAQEKTLLPIKDIAQQIPPEQQPEAMQQLLAIAYVDGLFSPLEQQMIAQVAQIWHWDATEVEQMITQAQSLQANRARDRDSQTEKLSLSAILLMGAESILSRTLIAKLATFAPETLGRRIVQLQRQILLAGPDYEEAVQRNSIIAGENYRFTETALTDTESTLIGLNQTLKLTLENLQKTIHQQPTNPTTQELINQFNQTQQTLAAEIGEELDSVRESLWAKQRALHHFSLAVMGKTKVGKSTLHAIIIGEGWEAIGSGGQRTTRFNRVYDWKNIRIIDTPGIGAPGGKSEEEIVESVIEESDLICYVVTNDSIQETEFQFLQQLKAKAKPLIMLLNLKYNLRDPRRLDYFLKNPDKLFTLEGNSGIGGHIDRIRRYAQNHYANDYFDIIPVMLLAAQMASEPEHQANQEKLFKASRIQDFLDSIRESLVKHGAIRRSQTLLGSTVGTIERPYHWMSQKRQSYQQLSATLTRQRETLQAQIKTAGKDHLEFLQYQIGSIFQDIFNSLPDFAESNWNFSQESLRQNWDYKLQALQIDDRLQHAYQTTVQNFNRDVEIALSELGTDLQLMAYSGGDDLRFFPSPVDLYSDNAAQIGGSFLRLSQSLVTHFSPSVNKTVMMGAVVLNSILGIFTTREQKRNFAVQRLSKLLTPQIRASQRKIEEQAANIFREYYRHAAGSIIRYIEGLIQEFELISKQFNQPQQQLSNTINRLNRAYSKRIVDWCQSHYEPLTEAGINKTVTQVKREFGKQIDIQTKFQVRSHLDSQEINRILQEDVSMHRLQ
- a CDS encoding AI-2E family transporter, yielding MVNSGSSTPKNRLMRWWESLTPPSRLLVIALAAPLAVLNAWAFSEIFAYFESLLVTVLAASLLAFLLNYPVSWLETLGIKRGLAALFVFLVALLLLFAIGVTLFPLVITQAQQLVSRLPEWFDSGRRQLIMLDHRLEDLNLPISLDGLIIQINDRLKGQLQVIASKSLNLTLNLAVFTVTKVLDVLLIIISTFYLLQHGREVWRSLIEWLPNKVQRSASNTLRLSFQNYFIGQIIIATCMASGLISLFILLKVPFGLLFGFTIGVMALVPFGGSVGIALVTLLVALRDIGLGVQVLAVAVVFQQLVENLLAPRIFGRVTGLNPFWVFISLLIGVRVGGLLGVIVAVPTAVVIKEALVEVRKARKDRNTVVTPSAELVQDV